From the genome of Microtus pennsylvanicus isolate mMicPen1 chromosome 17, mMicPen1.hap1, whole genome shotgun sequence:
ccccTATATTCAGTCTCTATAATGAGAGAGAATACAGGAAAGTGAGTGACATTCAACCTTCATTAGACATGTCCAAGGACCACACCACAGGAACGCATTTCACTGCCAAGGCTAATCAGCCCCACGTACCAGCTCACTAAAATCACCTCCTTCCTAATCTATGTCTCCAGTTTCTAGATgtcaccaagaattttttttctgtttttgtatcactAAGTTTCCCCTGAGTTGAAACTAGTATCGAGAGAAATGGAACCCTGAATCTGACCTAGAGGAGgtcttctcccacactcctagTGTCTGCTGTGACATTCTCTAACACTTAAGATGTAGTGACAGTTTGCTTTGACCTGTGTAATATTGATAAGTAGGAATGAAGCATCTAGCCCTATCTGTCTCGctcaacctctctctgtctttgtctctgtctcttttcttcctctagatctctcttccactttctctttttcttttctttctgaatcttcagCAGTGACCCAAGGCCAAGACTATGTAGACATGTTCTCTGTTACAAAGTTGAAGCTAAAAGCTACTACAGTCTTACATTTTCACATCACtaacaaaaaaatctgtgaaatgtGGAGCTTAAGGAATATCAGGGCTTTTGAACTGCTTGCCTTTCAGAATTGAGGAACTGATATGGATACCTAAACTCATATAAAAATCCAGGCTTCAAGGCCATATGAGTAatacaatgaacagaaagaaactggtAGAGATGAGTAAGATTAGGAAATAGTGAACAACACAACCTGTCTCAGAGCAAACTTCCAAGGCAATGAGAGGCActgttccaaaggaaaatatgggAGACAGGAAAGAGCACACACCAAGGAATTCTACCACCTCCCCATGATCACtaagcatgtacacaccacacaatcacaaaagaaaacatgatatcacacggtcatgagaaacaaatgagtagtTACTATGTGTCTCCAAAGAGGGCTGCTTTCCATGCTCCTCCAGCAGAACTCATAGCAATGCCTGTAACACTGCTGCAGGAGCCTCAGTGCTCAGGTGCACTGAAAGGGGGGgtagcatctcacttaccagacactgactttgaacttcctctctttcagtggtggagagggagatGACCCTGGGATTGACACCTTCAGAGCAGACACTGTGTCTGCTACAGAGTCCAGACCTCGGCAATGCCTGCACCCAGGATGCCCAGATGAAGACAGCACCTGTCAGTGGGAACAGGTCATTAACTGCCCTCATGCACAGtccttctgaattcctggccttgcctccagccccaagcctggaaaagacacagaagaacaatgcAGATGAGATGAATGCTGAGCAATCAACACCTCTGGATTCCTATGAGGGCACAAAATGCAACCAAGACGCATCACCCCTCCCTTCAGCACACCCTGGCATGCAGCAGCCCTTCAACTACAGTGatgttgggagcctgaggcagaagctagcttctcaaaatgccactttgggaaacagtggccttggtctggaagaccctgaggctctgcagagtgtcatggagtctagcaatgactttacagacatgactactctggtggcagatattcaccttccccaactcttaAACTCCATCACTGACCTTGACCAAATGGAAGATCACACAGCAAGCCAAACCAAAGACTCCAAAGACATCAGGAGGGATCAGGCCCAGTCACGCACCAGCATCTTTAATGGACTATCTGAACtaggcaaaaagaaaagccagaaagtctcTGATGTGTTTCATGGAACTCTTCAGGCCAGAACCCATCACGAGGATATGCTGAAGGAAGATGATCCTGGGACCATAGACAACACGGCCAACCACGTGCAGAGCAAATCTCAGATATTTGTACCCAAGAGGCCCAGCGTAGCAAgagcacaggggaaagaaaaggccaaagagaccagagaaaacggctccaagaaaacacaggagctgaagccatcaagtcacagagtcaaggcaaaagagaagcccgccatccccaagaccaagaggaagaggaatccacctgagctcagccatgacagctttaagaagcctcgaactcacctcggcatgcacatgctggagtccgtgcaggtctttcacccactggggaagaagagtgagaggaaaactGGCATCTCCTCCTCCCGGGCTCTGCTGAACTTCAGCAGCAACAAAGATCCCAGGACGGGTCCTGATACCACATCACTGCTGGATATGCCACGTGAGGGCCAAAGCCTTGACAAAAGCCTGGGCAAGATTCAGAGACCAGGGAGCAGTGCTCCCAAGCGGTATCCATCTCCATCCCAGTATGAGCTTCCCCAACCTGGGAAGGTCAAGTTAgtacctctgcctttcccagtcctggacaagcctcaaaccaaacctgtttctagaaagctcctctgcctggcttcacGCAGGCccactgtggcttacccagtgaggcctcactcccactcagctcagcctcccacgctcaagccatcccaaccagctcctgccagcacatcactgatggcctctgacaagccagctctgccaaacggcaccagtgccacacgagccaacataaccaagcccatccagtcttgccctgggcctcagccggctgcctctttgcctgcaccctacagagcatcatctcacacttcactccacagggagcctctttctgctgccagcaacaaggccctctcatctcccaaagctaaaacccaatacctgctgctagacttcagttgccaacccatcccatggaggaaagtggacattccagggccagtcatctcacagcccatcactgaagagcagaggccagagagggaggccatGAAGAGGCGGGCCCAACAGGAGCGAGAGAATGCTGCCAAGTGTACctccctgggaaaaccacagcttttccttcagagggagaaagatatgGAAATTTCGAGATATTATGGCTATGCAGTGTAAGTGCTGCCCAAACCTTTGGGACACAACGCTGTTCATCATACACAGGTAAGATGTAGATACACAtagatattcatgcatacatgaagTTTAGAGGCTTAgcctaatgtgtagatatgtagatacatacatagtaatgcagaataatatttagatatatgcatatatatgaatggaaagacatagtttataaatttataaatatttgaagacactataattgactgtagaaacttaagactgtgattttatccatgagtatatagagagggctttgatgtcttccttagaactttactattattaatttatgtttcctaGTTATGTAATAATACATGTTACATAGATACAACATATGCTATAAGTCAGTGGTACTACTTATTTAATGTTAAAGCTGTAGCAAAAAGCTCTAGTGGCAATAAGATTATTTTCCTGGACTTTAATTTTCAGGATCCTAGgatgatgtggaagtcccctctgtatgctgtgaatatgttttattaccattggtcattaatgagtaaagctgtttcagccaatgactgagcaggtcaaagctaggtaggaaattcgagctgagatatagagagaaagcaggcaaactcaaaaagatgccatgtagctgccgaaggagaaagatgcctgaatgccagaacattgccaataggtcacagactcacggtgagaacagattaatattacttggctttattaagatgttagagttagccaggaatatgctggggtcattggccgaacagtactgtaattaatgtggtttctgtgtgattatccggGTCAGAGTTACTAAACATGGTAGGTTTCCTAGAGTGTATACTGTAAACTGAAcacactcctgctgtcaccacactttctcccattatgaacctcaaacacgagccctttaaacatcagtactctgccatagagatctgcctgcattttcatgatatgaaacatagagtccatgtatgcataatcaagatcctaccttgaaagaaattcttcaaggcaagtatctttctgatatgggttgatttggattactgggtttatctcaaattgtatcaatctttgaaattatccatttaacatgttcatttctcgtgtgtgtgtgtgtgtgtgtgtgtgtgtgtgtgtgtgtgtgtgtgtgttgtccacatgagctactgtgtaacaaatgtgtggagtgctcacagaggccaaatctgggcatcaggtctctggagtctggaattaagagagactgaaaaccatcatgaggtgctctgaattcgacctggggactctgcgagaaaatcaagtgttcttgtctaagaagccatctcatcacacccaagttgagtacacataatgcaaacaacataaccttagcctctctattgctgcaaagacttGACTGTCTACGAACATCACATGTTTTTCACCCATGGAAACACTGTTGGACACCACGCCTGGTTCCCTGATGTACTGTAGACAGTGCTGCAATCAACACTGACGGGCAAGTGCCTCTCTAATGTCCCGAGTTCTTTGGGAAGGTGCACATGAACCATGGGGTGGGCCAGATGCAGGCTTTGGTGGTCCCGGAACACTGACAGCCAGTCAGGATGGAAAACGTCCAATCCCCAGCAGCAGTAGATAGCATTCCTCACTGTGAATTCCCATTAGCAGCATTGGTCACTTTTTCTAGTCGGCCTTGAATGGCATCCACTGGAGGTTcactatgcatttccctgattcctcctgaatcagaacatttggatgtactcaccctcagtttttccaaaatctgtgagaacagtctttttctatcccctttaatacctgtgttgtcttctttcttatgatttacttatttaattctaaatcatctagatattaatcttctaactgagctatcagtagcaaagatttcacttggttttcaagaaaaaaacctcaaataatggcttctcttgctggcaaagaatcctttacttccctgagcaaccattgatcaactgacatttgatcgcctgatattttcctccatcctgacctgtccctgaatcttaacctccttgcactattctgtgctctaactgtttcagagtttgtaacacattgtcctctgaggcATATGCCATTAACCTTGTATGGGGTGacacataagaaatagaattaatttatttataagtttagtttcttgagacaatgtttctcttcatatcactgaatatttgggaactgacctcactaatcaggctagccttgaaatcacaaagatatgcctgacactgcctttaTAATGCCTTTGCCCGTgtccctgcctcaagagtgctgggactaaaggaatgcaccaaa
Proteins encoded in this window:
- the LOC142837167 gene encoding uncharacterized protein C2orf78 homolog — its product is MSENCQSAPFTGTECALQPSVPVLRNATPSAGSVCNFYGVCTPAVSSAWLLSSNSSTCCQQLTDSACLYQRAGTTMLTKPTDQNQISTSTFFYPMVEREMTLGLTPSEQTLCLLQSPDLGNACTQDAQMKTAPVSGNRSLTALMHSPSEFLALPPAPSLEKTQKNNADEMNAEQSTPLDSYEGTKCNQDASPLPSAHPGMQQPFNYSDVGSLRQKLASQNATLGNSGLGLEDPEALQSVMESSNDFTDMTTLVADIHLPQLLNSITDLDQMEDHTASQTKDSKDIRRDQAQSRTSIFNGLSELGKKKSQKVSDVFHGTLQARTHHEDMLKEDDPGTIDNTANHVQSKSQIFVPKRPSVARAQGKEKAKETRENGSKKTQELKPSSHRVKAKEKPAIPKTKRKRNPPELSHDSFKKPRTHLGMHMLESVQVFHPLGKKSERKTGISSSRALLNFSSNKDPRTGPDTTSLLDMPREGQSLDKSLGKIQRPGSSAPKRYPSPSQYELPQPGKVKLVPLPFPVLDKPQTKPVSRKLLCLASRRPTVAYPVRPHSHSAQPPTLKPSQPAPASTSLMASDKPALPNGTSATRANITKPIQSCPGPQPAASLPAPYRASSHTSLHREPLSAASNKALSSPKAKTQYLLLDFSCQPIPWRKVDIPGPVISQPITEEQRPEREAMKRRAQQERENAAKCTSLGKPQLFLQREKDMEISRYYGYAV